The following are encoded in a window of Chlorocebus sabaeus isolate Y175 chromosome 10, mChlSab1.0.hap1, whole genome shotgun sequence genomic DNA:
- the CTLA4 gene encoding cytotoxic T-lymphocyte protein 4 isoform X2 yields the protein MACLGFQRHKARLNLATRTRPYSLLFSLLFIPVFSKAMHVAQPAVVLANSRGIASFVCEYASPGKATEVRVTVLRQADSQMTEVCAATYMLGNELTFLDDSICTGTSSGNQVNLTIQGLRAMDTGLYICKVELMYPPPYYMGIGNGTQIYVIAKEKKPSHNRGLCENAPNRARM from the exons ATGGCTTGCCTTGGATTTCAGCGGCACAAGGCTCGGCTGAACCTGGCTACCAGAACTCGGCCCTACAGtctcctgttttctcttctcttcatcCCTGTCTTCTCCAAAG CAATGCACGTGGCCCAGCCTGCTGTGGTGCTGGCCAACAGCCGAGGGATCGCCAGCTTTGTGTGTGAGTATGCATCTCCAGGCAAAGCCACTGAGGTCCGGGTGACAGTGCTTCGGCAGGCCGACAGCCAGATGACTGAAGTCTGTGCGGCAACGTACATGTTGGGGAATGAGTTGACCTTCCTAGATGATTCCATCTGCACGGGCACCTCCAGTGGAAATCAAGTGAACCTCACTATCCAAGGACTGAGGGCTATGGACACAGGACTCTACATCTGCAAGGTGGAGCTCATGTACCCACCACCATACTACATGGGCATAGGCAACGGAACCCAGATTTATGTAATTG CTAAAGAAAAGAAGCCCTCTCACAACAGGGGTCTATGTGAAAATGCCCCCAACAGAGCCAGAATGTGA
- the CTLA4 gene encoding cytotoxic T-lymphocyte protein 4 isoform X1: MACLGFQRHKARLNLATRTRPYSLLFSLLFIPVFSKAMHVAQPAVVLANSRGIASFVCEYASPGKATEVRVTVLRQADSQMTEVCAATYMLGNELTFLDDSICTGTSSGNQVNLTIQGLRAMDTGLYICKVELMYPPPYYMGIGNGTQIYVIDPEPCPDSDFLLWILAAVSSGLFFYSFLLTAVSLSKMLKKRSPLTTGVYVKMPPTEPECEKQFQPYFIPIN; the protein is encoded by the exons ATGGCTTGCCTTGGATTTCAGCGGCACAAGGCTCGGCTGAACCTGGCTACCAGAACTCGGCCCTACAGtctcctgttttctcttctcttcatcCCTGTCTTCTCCAAAG CAATGCACGTGGCCCAGCCTGCTGTGGTGCTGGCCAACAGCCGAGGGATCGCCAGCTTTGTGTGTGAGTATGCATCTCCAGGCAAAGCCACTGAGGTCCGGGTGACAGTGCTTCGGCAGGCCGACAGCCAGATGACTGAAGTCTGTGCGGCAACGTACATGTTGGGGAATGAGTTGACCTTCCTAGATGATTCCATCTGCACGGGCACCTCCAGTGGAAATCAAGTGAACCTCACTATCCAAGGACTGAGGGCTATGGACACAGGACTCTACATCTGCAAGGTGGAGCTCATGTACCCACCACCATACTACATGGGCATAGGCAACGGAACCCAGATTTATGTAATTG ATCCAGAACCGTGCCCAGATTCTGACTTCCTCCTCTGGATCCTTGCAGCAGTTAGTTCGGGGTTGTTtttttatagctttctcctcacaGCTGTTTCTTTGAGCAAAATG CTAAAGAAAAGAAGCCCTCTCACAACAGGGGTCTATGTGAAAATGCCCCCAACAGAGCCAGAATGTGAAAAGCAATTTCAGCCTTATTTTATTCCCATCAATTGA